One Vibrio sp. CDRSL-10 TSBA genomic window, CCACAATAACTCTGACATTCTGGCTGTGGTCAGAGACGGCCTAGTCTCCGAAGCCCGAATCGATGAGTCCCTGACCCGTTTGCTGACCGTGCAGTTCGAGCTGGGGTTATTTGAAAACCCGTATGTGGACGCAACTAAAGCCGACAGCATTGTCGGTAGCACCGAACATCAGGCGCAGGCCGACATCGCCCAGCGTAAATCAATTGTGTTGCTGGAAAACAAATCTTCTCTGCTTCCTCTGGCTTCCGGCAGCGATGCATCCGCGCTGAAGCTGTATACATTAGGGGTCAATGATGGTGTTGCGGCACAGTACGGATTCAGCCAGGTCACCGTTGGTGATGCCAGTGATGTGAGCGAGCGACCAAGTGCAGCAGGTCATGATAAGGCGATTATCCGCGTGCGCGTGACCAATAACAATACCGGCTTGCTGGTCTTTGGCGGTGCGCGATTTGATGAAGTGGATGTGCTGGATTTCTCTGGCATGGCGAATTCTTCAAGCTGGGAAATTACCCCGTCACTGCAAGACATTCAGGCCGTAATGAATGAAGTAGGAGCGCAGAATACCATTCTGTCGGTCTACTTCAGACAGCCATTTGTCCTGGATGAAGCCAGCGGTCTTAAAGATGCCGGAGCCATTGTAGCGACTTTTGGTTCCAGTGATGAAGCGCTGTTCGATATTCTTACCGGGCAGGTTTCACCGAGCGGGAAACTGCCTTTTGCTCTGGCGAATAGTGCTCAGGCGATCATTGACCAGGCTTCGGACGCACCGGGCTATGCAGACAGCGATACTCTGTATCCGTTTGGTTACGGTTTGAGTTACTAGATCCGGTATTACGCCTGTAACACCTTGGTTTAATGCTTAATTAAGCGGTCAAGGCAATTTGCTCTGACCGCTTTCTTCTCTCCTCCGACTGGCATTGGTTTCAGTACTTCAGTGACAGCTTGTCAATCCGTCGCTCAGGCAGTGGGCGTTACACTCAGCGTACGTCGCTAAACTTAACGTTAAGCCTCAGGCAGTTTGTTACCCAAGGCGGGCAACAGATTACCTGAACCGGGTAGATAGTTGCTCAATATCCACTTTCCAGAATTAAACTAAAATATATTTCAATTGGATATAGTGATTCTCTTCATGGAACAGAGCTTGCCTGTATGCGCTGTCGTTTGGATTCCTGGTCGACCGACTATGGTGCCACGATACGTCATGGCGATAAATCAAACAGAATGATTAAGAGAATACAGTATGAATATGTTAGTAAGAGTGTTAGTAGGTTTCGGCGGAATTTCATCAGTGCTGATGGGGCTGTTTTTTTGGGTGG contains:
- a CDS encoding glycoside hydrolase family 3 N-terminal domain-containing protein; the protein is MHETFTEDADLASDIMTALVSNLQGKQVDNQSIVLTMKHFPGGGPQFLGLDPHYLAGQHQTYPSGNFDYHVKPFKAAIDAGVAALMPYYGVVGGGEWSVNDLQSGATTTPDGTDLYAGTDSGSGVDQSLADMVSERVKDTVRVPNNDYSTTVGTPAGNVGTAFSVGILDNLLRKELGFTGVINSDTGVVNEPNVGLTDYATIQNNRAWGLQDKSKNELFEIAIKAGTDVFSGFHNNSDILAVVRDGLVSEARIDESLTRLLTVQFELGLFENPYVDATKADSIVGSTEHQAQADIAQRKSIVLLENKSSLLPLASGSDASALKLYTLGVNDGVAAQYGFSQVTVGDASDVSERPSAAGHDKAIIRVRVTNNNTGLLVFGGARFDEVDVLDFSGMANSSSWEITPSLQDIQAVMNEVGAQNTILSVYFRQPFVLDEASGLKDAGAIVATFGSSDEALFDILTGQVSPSGKLPFALANSAQAIIDQASDAPGYADSDTLYPFGYGLSY